The genomic interval ATGACCACAGTGGATTACGGTACAAACCAACCTCTTGAGAGACTACCTCCATAACCTTTCAAGAAATGGCTACCCAAAGTTAGTACGCTTTGAACAGGAAGGAACTGATACATGTTCATGGGTAATTCATCCTCTTTCTTCAGCTTCATCTCCTCCAACTGTCCCCATCAAAGCTATTCCTTAAAATTCTAATACCAGCAACAAGATGTTCCCCATGCCTTTGCCACATATTCCTTCACTGGAATGCCTAGTTCCTGTTTCCCCCTTAGTCCAACCAACTGCTCTGTAGTCATGGTCCAAACCTCAGCTTTAGCATTTGGTAAGGAAAGTTTCCTTAACCCCTCTAGATGCCCTATCTTTTGTTCCTACCTCATCACAGGCATTCCTCTAAACCAGACAAGTACACCATATGTCTTTCTTTCTTAAAGGaatataccttctcttattaactCCCAGTATCCCAAGACATTCTCAGTGCCTGCCTGCACATAGCAGTGAAAAACGTTTGATAAAGGACTGTTTCCAACAGACACAAAATGACAAAATAGCATCCATTAAAAATTGTATACATATTACACATCCTAGCTCTTCATtccacattctttttttcccttattattatgACCACTTCTTAGCTAGCAGTTGGGAAAAAAAGACCAATTCACTTTACATGTCTTTCAACGACTAAATCCATTACTGGCTTTGTAATACAGCTTAatgattcagccttaaaaaaaactgtgaacaagggagggggagggcatcaaggggcactataattcacaatcacaatataggtaggtcacggggatggCAGTACAACAAGgagaagtaatgactctatagtatcttactacactgattaagacagtgactgaaattggggagaggcagggatgggtgaggacctgataatatgggtgaatgttgaaaccacaatgttgttcctGTGAAATGTTCATACGATTGTTTAtcacacttcaataaaaaaaaactgaataagGGGAATGTGATCTGATGGCATGGAATGATTACATGCTATTAAATACATCTTAAAAACTATCTGTATTTATACCCAATACCATCCCACAGTTATAAGAAATCTACAAATGTGGAAACAGCACAGCTACTAAAGGAAATCTACATGGGGCTTTCCAGTTTTCAAAATACTTCTGGGCATTACCTTATTTGAGAGTTGaataactgaggctcagaaaacaaCTTGTTAATACTCAGATCAAGGTCTTTGGAATTCAAATACCATGTGCTTTGCATCATTCCACCTTCCTTCCATTAAGCAAACAGCCTCAAGAtgccagtaaaaaaaaatttcaagtatGTATCTGAAACAAAATGGgtgaaagaacaacaacaaaaagtataataaaggaaaaggaaataagaaataaaaactatgaTTAGAACAATCAGTGCTGAAAATTAGTAGAATACAAATAGAGCATATGTAACAGAAGCCAACCATGAATGAAGAACAATCTTAGTCCAGCATCGTGAAATCTCAATTGGAGAACTAAGAGGTTAGGGTTTCTGATTTGACAAGTGAAAAAATCAGTAGTTAACATAAGACATCAAGTACTAAGGGATGAGCATaccaaccacaaacacaaagttTGAAGAAGAAATTATTAGTATGAGTCAAATTAGCTTATCACAGAGGTTAAGACTTGAGCGCAGCCTTCAAAAACACATGGATGCAgcccagtacaatgttgaattgGGACGTTGGAGGAATGGTTTTATTCAAAGCCCGGTTCCACCACTTGAGGAGGTTGCTTAATGATACATTtcacttcctcatctgcaaaataagggTTTGAAGTTCTGCCTCAATAAGGCCTTACAACTAGAACAGAGCCTACTAAACATTAGCTCTATAAATGAAGGTTCTCTCCTTTACTTCCTTCCCAGGCAGGAAGACAACAAATCAGACCCAACGCTATCAAGGTGCTTCCAAGATCTgccaaaatatatttttgccaaaagtaaaagaaaataggaGCTGTTATAAGCCATTAAAGACTAACACCCATATAATTCTGTGCTACGATTCTAAATGAGATTAATAATTAGAGTTACTATGTTCTCAATTCAAGGCAGAAAGGAATGGGCTACACACCTAACAAGAAGAAGCTTaatgtagtattttttaaaaagtgaaatttttaaaCTGTTTCATGACTTGAAAAATGCTTTTTCTCATCATCCAGATCATTGCTGCCTCACTAATTAAAAGCCATATAAAGGGACCACAAACATGATAGTTTTTTTAGCCTATTACTGTATCACAAATCAAGATGAAATACAACCATCAAAGATAAAAGCGGGAGCTAACAAGAGGTCTAATTGTAGCCCTTAAAACTGTATGCTGTGATAGAGCCACTCCTGTGGATAATGAAAAACAAGAAAGCATAATGTTCATTGAAAGAAACAGCATATCAAAGTTGTTCTTATAAAGAGACTATTATTAGAACTCATAATAACACCTGAAGCACTTAAGGTCAAAGGAGAATTTTTAAAGTCTCACCAGATACAAAAGCATTTACTTCCACTTCTACCAAGGAATATACTCAGGGATATTAGAAAACTCAGTACAACTTGAGGTCTCCAAAGTCATAAAAGAAAGTACAGACAACCTGAGAACTCGTTGAATTCTTGACAAGGCATCACAAAGTCCAACAGACCATGTGAAATAGTTACCTCAACAAAACCAAGTACAGCCCTTAAGATCTAGAGAAAACTGGTTAACTTTAAGACAATATATGTCAAGAGCTATACTCTCAATCTATAGTGATGGGcttataattattattaccaGAAAAGAGACAACTGACCACAAACTCTATGTAATAATATATTTGTGTGAAGAATatgtagaaatgaaaaaataatactaCCATTAAACAAGAAAGCATTAAAAGTTGATGGGAGTTCAAGAGACAGAATAGTTTTGAGAGACCAGACTGactactttaaaagaaaaaaaggacactATAAGAGAAAACTAGGAAAATCTTTTACAATAATGCTGAAAGCAATGTACTTAAATATACAAATGCAAGCCACATAAAAATCCTGGCTAGTATATACTGgtagaataaaaaatataatctaCATTGAAGAGATTAAGGGAAAATCGAATACCCTTTCAGAAAGAGGCATtacataaaggagaaaaaaagatcaataCAAAGAATGAAGTAACTGATATGCTAACATCAAAAGGATGTGGTTGGACTGTGATCACTTCATGGAGCAAACTTAACTTCCAGTAATAAGATATCTCAACAGTATCAAACACTACTATAAAGAAGTTTTCATTACTGTAGagtcaaacaaatgaaaagacatagtAAAAAAATATCATTCCACTAatcataagaggaaaaaaagatttaatgaaaCAATTTCTCATCATTCAGCCAGGAAGGGAAATACCATGAGAGTATCTTAATGGCTTACAAAATTTATTATACCTGGAAACAAAAGATTGACACACAATACATTGATCATTATCAGTTACTGATGACTTCCACCTGTATATTTTCTTAAGTGAAAAATGAATAACTGGTTGGTTTATGTATCCAATAATGAAAAACTATATAGAATGGATGTGGCCACCTGAATGACATGAAAAAGATGCATACATATGACAATCAACTACTGAACTAGCCACTAACGTTAAGTAAAGaatagtaaatttcaaaagatgagGGAACCAAAATAATGCGAGTCCTGGGCAAAACACAcctcacattaaaaaaacaaaagttttcaGTTATTGCAATCTTTAAACTATTTCTACAAAGATCTAATCCATAATTTCTAACCTTCATCAGAATCCCAGTCAACTAATACTGAATGTGGCATTTAACTGTTCATTCATGTCATTTAACTCTGCATCCAATTTTACACGTAGAAGGGATTCTGGATTGTGCCTTTTCCAACCTCCTTGTTTACAGTACCTGAGAGGTTATCCTGGATGTATTGGGCCCTTAAGGACATAATCCATTAGGTCACTTAGGTATTATTCAGTAAATTATTAGTATCAGACTAATACAATATACTAAATAGTATCCAAGTAGCCTGAAAGAGTTCATGCTCACCTCAAAATGTCATTTTGAGGGTAAAGTAAATAAACACAATCATGCTGAACTGATAAAGAAGATgacagttaaaaacaaaaaagcttcaaTGCAATTATACTGAGGAAACTATGAGTTTTAAAAAAGGCAGTGTCAGCAATTTACTGCTTTTTTTCcttatgtccttgtttctttttACCAAGTAAACACATCCACTTATCAAATATAAGTTGTGTTACCATGGCTAAGAATGTTAGATAAGACAAATGACTTAAAACAGAAAACTTAGAGCCTACAGATAGAAAACAAAACGCTGCCTTAATTTAATGCCCAGAAAACTTGAGACAATTACTAATAACTAAAAAGAACTACCATGAAGTTATTTAAATAAAGGGGGAGGGGCATACTCTACAACCTTCTGAAATAGATCAAGGGTgctataaagaaaacaaacattcaGAAGGAGAGTACATTTAGATAGTGCAATTGTACAGATGAAAAATCTACATAATTTATAATCACTGTACAGAATAAACATAAATATCAGTGGCAACATATGCAAGAAATCAAAATATTAAGTTTTAAACAATagtgtaaaatttaaaaaggcaCTTCATATAACAATTAAACAATTTTTCTTGTACACAGTAATAAGAAATCACATTGTCTCCACATATTGTACATCTAGTTAAGAAGTTACGTTTTGAAGAAAAAGGATCATTATAACACATCCCTTCTAAGAATACCAGATCATTAAACTTGCCATTATTCTAAGGCCTCCTAGAAAACCtagaggtatttaaacatcagAGGTTGGCTTAATGGACAATTCTGTCACAGGCTCTGCATATGGCAGGCACAATATGAAAACTTATTATCTGACTAATTATGATTCCATACACTACTGGGGTTGttccccctacaccaagtccccatTTTGTTTTGTAACAACGTTGTCATTCAAGTATGCCAGAGaaagttttaaaatgatttttaaaaaccgaACCAGGTTAATGTTATTTGTTTCTTCTGCAGTCAAGAGACCCATCAAATAGCTAAATGCTGTTCCCATTCTAAGGCCTTCTTCCCCACCTCCACTCAACTGTCAAGTTCCTTCACCTACTTGATCACCAATACAATTTCTCACTATATTTTACTGTTAGGAAAATTCTCTGGAGATGCTTGAGTACATCAATTCAAGTGTGGTAAAGAATGTTATTTAATTATTGAGCAACATAACAcaggaggaagaaaatagcaatgctgctttataaatatttaagaaaaaagctACAGAACAATGTAAATACAGTTAACACTGCTGACCTGTACACTTAAAGACTAAGATGGTAAACCTTGTCTCTTTTTTAAACCTACAATGTAAAAAACACAAACTTAAGCAGAGGAGCATCTTAAGTGGTAGTGCCAAAATAGTTTCACAGAATCACATCCTCAAGCAtttattttggtttggtttttggaAAATAAGAGTGCCTCAAAAATCATCAGGTCTGTGACCCAATTATCTAATTCAGAGAAGGACACAGGAGAAAAGGAAAGGTGAGAGTGGTATGCAGTAGCCTTAGCTAGCTGGGAGCACCCACGTGCAGTCATGTAAAAGAACCCCACAAGGTTTCTCTATCCATGAGTTCCCCAGCTGAGTCCTTTCCCAGAAGAAACTACAGTGTCATGTTAAGGGCACATGAGACTATTTCACTGGTGTAGTAAATATCACGAACTATAACCTCTGTATGATTTTTCAGACCCATCTTTTCAGGTAATCCATGTTCTTCCAATAGAGATCAATTTTAAAGAGTTTCTAGATCACTGGCATGGACCTCAAAAAGTACAAGGAAAACTttgtggaaaatacagaaaaataaaagtaaacattaACTTGAGATATGATGACAAAATTTGCAAGATTATCTCCTCTATCAAGACTGCAGTATAAACTTAATCTGCAAACAGGACAAACAGGACCAATACAGTACCCTGAAATTATCTGACAGAATAAAGTAACTTCTTTCAAGTAAGGATACTGGCGTCTTCGATCTCTATAGCACAAACAGGGAGTGAAAGAAAAGTAGATAAAGTGTTGAATATGACTACAATGGTTACAATTAGAAAGTAGGGCACCAGGAAAAATGGCAATCACTATTCTGCAAGAACTAAGAAATATGGCAGGAACTAGAAACCACATGAAACCTGAAGTACTGTATATTCCATTAACAGTAGACCCAAAATACTTTGatcaaacaaataacaaaaaaatgcaGATGTTTGACAAACCAATAAGTTACAAAATTATACGTCTGTCAATAATTCTTTTTTGGCTGCCAAGCAAATACTAGGTGATATATTCAGACCCCTCAAACTTGacattttctccatttctgaAGTCATGCTGAGAAGACAAAGAACTAAAGGCTGATGTACTATACAGCCACTGCCTTGAGATTAAAAAGATACTATGGGACATATAACTGAGGTACCTGCTGCCAGTTGCAGTATGGCAGAGAACTATAAATGGAACCAATCAGGAGCAAAAACATAAGTCATCTCTCATGGTAAGAGTCTGACTAGATTAAGGGGCCAATAAACCAAGAACATGTCACTGGAGtcttgatttcagactttcaAGAAATCATTAATAGAGAACCAGAAACAGAACTATGTGACATGTTCTATTTATTACATCCACAGTTATACTCTAATCTTAAGAATTTTTCAACATCTAAATTAGATGACATCCCCCTTTATTACATGAAGAGGACCAGATTGTCAGGCATGTTTGGAATTCTTGCTCTTTAAAGAATTCATGCCTGGAGGGTGTAACATCCTTTATTTTGAGGGCACTAATGTGCATATCTTTTTGTATTGAGAATGTGATGAACTATCAAGCTCAAAAAAGTTAACTGTTTAGAAGGTAGGTGTAAGAAGGTGATCTTGGTGAAAAGCCTGAGGACACCATGACTGGGTCTCACAGCTTTGTTGATTTATGAGAGCTTGATAGGTCAAACACTTAGGGGTGATGACCACAAAgaattctctcacatgtagctttGAGAGGTTATGATGCAGTAGCCATCAGTCTTGATGAGACAGTTACGATGAAAATTTCTATATAGATGTTACAGGTAGGAAAGTCTTTTTCCAACTTTTGTCCACAGTAATCCACACTGTAATCATTGTGACATCTAACCATTCCACTGGAAGCAAACTGGGCTTGGCAGAATTTGAATTCCAGTTCTTGATACACAGCTTCATGGTTGATTCTAAAGTCTCACAGAGCTTGAGTAGTATGAACTCTTTCAGTGAGCTGACTGACCATCATGACTTAGAGACTGTAACCAACGTGCCATTTTGTGAATATCTAACAAGCTCAAACCTGAACAAGGAAGCACtgataaactaaaaacaaagggTTTTCCTCTGGTGTTAGTAAACAGAGATCTAGTAGTAGGTTATTTCCAGATCTAAAATCTGCTAGTCCTCGGTTTACCAGTAAGATATTGCTGAGGAACAAATCTTTAGGTTTTTCTTTAATTACAGGAGGATTCCAATACCTGAGATCCTCCTCTGGACTTATTTTGGTCCCGAAGTATGTGGTAAACCTTTGTCCAACCCTACTTAAGTGAAGGTCTCTACTGCTCACTTGGCCAGTAAGTATGAGTCTATTATATACTTCATTCCAAAAATCCAGAATTCAAATGTCAGCTGTGGTCATTCCAGATGTGCATTTAGTTTCTGAGGTGACCGCCTACCTGTAGATCCTGTGTAAATGGGGAAGAGCAAGTAAAATAGTGAGGGTCCTGGGTGGCTTTACTGCTGAACATGAAAGATTATTAATTCTTATATCCATGGCGTTCTGGAGAGTCCCCCTTTTTTCTATATCTATAGGGGTGATTTCGGGGTTTGTACCATTCCCCTTTGGAGTATCCTCTGTTGTGATAATGTGCTTTCTGATCATGACTATAGAAGTATCGATGCTGGTTATAGTATTTGTTGTGGTCTTTAGAGTCATTTTCTTTTACACTGTTTTCTTCTGCAACAATAGCATTCACATCCTGTCCAAAGAGGGAAGTACCATCAAAGGGCAAGTGTGAGATCTTCTCCTGGGTTTTCTTAGAGAGCGATGTAAGCCGGAGCCAGGCTTGCCTTCTGTAGTCTATTGCCATTGCCATAACTCTGACAACAGAGTCCATTATGTCCCTAGTAGTACAAAGCTGCCAAAGGCCTGCATCCATGCCATCGGATATTATACATCTTGCTTTTCCACGATCAAACTCGGGATCATGGACCAGATCCTCCATATCTTCCCAGAGTTTTCGCTGATACTGAGTCATATAGGCCATGTAGCTAGCAGCTCGGGCTGCAATAGAAGCAGCGTGGTAGAATCTACAACCCATGACCTCCATTTCTTTTGAGGTAGAATCTAGAGGAGATGTTGTGCTTCCCCTTTTGCTGTGCTCCAACGCTTCCACAATGGGGCCCTCGGCTGGAGGATTTGGTTGGAAAGGAGAGGTATCCTTGGCCACAGGATAGACCCTATGTCCCATGAAGGAAGAAGGATGGCAATCAGCAGGGTCTTTAAAAACCTCAGTGGTAGCAATTCTCAGAAGAGGATGCAATGGAGGAACCAAACGTTTCTTAGAGGTCACAAAATCAGGTTTCCCTTCACACGATTCTGCTTCAGACTGTAATGTCACTCTCTTTATAACACCTCtctgctccattcttttcaaaagacCTGTGAAACTAGACTGACTGGGGTCAGTTGGTTGCCCCTTGTCATCAGCTGAGGGGGATTTGCAGTCAGTTTCTTCTTCCACTGTGGACAGATTTTCTTCCTTGGAGCTTGAAATGTCCcaaggtgctgagttctcacttGGCCTAGAATGATGAAATCTAAAACAGCTCCTGGACTGGAGATCACGTATCACTCGGGACATCTCAGCCACTTGTGTCTGGAGATAGAGAATAGCATCCTGTCCAAGCTGTGAAGCTGAAGACTCTACAGGTAAATCCTCCTTGACCTCTGAAGAGGCCAAAGATTCTTGGGGGACCAGGAGTGGAGATAAAGGCAGAGTCTGACAATTTTGAGATGATTTAAGTGCCTCTGTCTCAGAAATCTTAATATCTGAATTATTCTGATCATTTTTCTGGTTCTCCAATGGCTTCTCAACAGAAGAACATTGAGAAACTATCCTTTGTGGACTGCTGGTGCAACTCCCAGAGGAGGAGCTGCCGTCTCCACTGGGAAGAGGTACACTGTAGCTAGAGCTCATTTCTGGACGATGATTCTCAGAGGATGGCACCTTAGACTCAGGCATTCTCTGGGTTATCCACACGAGTAAgaaaaccaaggaagaaaaaaaatatgcttttaaTATGTTAACTTTCAAGTGCAGAGATGCATGTCCAGTAACTagaactcaatttttaaaaattattataatttacaATGAAAGATGCAATCCACTACAGGTCAGGAGGGGATCACAGAAGTAAAATCTACAACCTTTACTACCCCAAATACCCAATACCAACTACTGGCATTAATCTGGtactctggaaaaaaaagaataaaaacatgcCCAGTTCAACTAGCCTGCTGCTCAGTCCCATGCTAGGATAAGAAGAGGTAATAAGAGTATTGGTGTTAACAATTTTTGTAAAATTCTCATTCAATATATGTAAGTCACAAGTAGAAGCTAATAATGGTAGAGAGAACTCGGGAAAAGTTCTagtgacaagaaaaaaaaaattctataaatTCCCCATTGCAAA from Manis pentadactyla isolate mManPen7 chromosome 16, mManPen7.hap1, whole genome shotgun sequence carries:
- the ZNF451 gene encoding E3 SUMO-protein ligase ZNF451 isoform X4 encodes the protein MSAWRNACVVARGPFPLFSSGVRGRSGAVRTTIPSILLGARKAGRDVAKAAAGIAGPSGTLLLRKRLFPSFRRRRRGVGAHAGAGHSGATPGWAGRESRWRRRLRRGRRRQQRQQKRRRGQPERRCSLAVGEMGDPGPEIIESAPAAGPEASESTTDENEDDIQFVSEGPLRPVLEYIDLVSSDEEEPSTSQSDRMPESKVPSSENHRPEMSSSYSVPLPSGDGSSSSGSCTSSPQRIVSQCSSVEKPLENQKNDQNNSDIKISETEALKSSQNCQTLPLSPLLVPQESLASSEVKEDLPVESSASQLGQDAILYLQTQVAEMSRVIRDLQSRSCFRFHHSRPSENSAPWDISSSKEENLSTVEEETDCKSPSADDKGQPTDPSQSSFTGLLKRMEQRGVIKRVTLQSEAESCEGKPDFVTSKKRLVPPLHPLLRIATTEVFKDPADCHPSSFMGHRVYPVAKDTSPFQPNPPAEGPIVEALEHSKRGSTTSPLDSTSKEMEVMGCRFYHAASIAARAASYMAYMTQYQRKLWEDMEDLVHDPEFDRGKARCIISDGMDAGLWQLCTTRDIMDSVVRVMAMAIDYRRQAWLRLTSLSKKTQEKISHLPFDGTSLFGQDVNAIVAEENSVKENDSKDHNKYYNQHRYFYSHDQKAHYHNRGYSKGEWYKPRNHPYRYRKKGDSPERHGYKN